Genomic DNA from Falsibacillus albus:
TCTTTTAAATTACTCCATTGCAATCGCAGGCATCATTTTTTTGATTCTGTTTAACTAAATGAAGAATGTTTTCAAACCAATCGGATTCCACAATAAATCAAGATTTGAAAGAGGCTGTCCCGTTAGACATGGATCAGCCTCTTTCTTTTATTTATTGAAGGTCGTTATTTTTTGAAATTTGGCTCAATGCACCGCCTGCACTATTATTGGACTGATCTCTCACAGCTAAGTCACCAAGAGAGAGCATACCGACAATCTGTCCATTATCGACGACGGGAAGCCTGCGGATTTGATGCTGGGACATTAAAGCCGCCGCTTCTTCCAATGATGCATCAGATTGAACCGTTACGATGTTATTGGACATGATTTGGGATACAGAACTATGTGCATTTCCATCAGTAACTCCTCTGATGGCCAAATCGCGATCGG
This window encodes:
- a CDS encoding CBS domain-containing protein; translated protein: MQVRDVMSTNVQSCSNQDSLQDVANKMHSSNIGAIPVVQNGQVVGMVTDRDLAIRGVTDGNAHSSVSQIMSNNIVTVQSDASLEEAAALMSQHQIRRLPVVDNGQIVGMLSLGDLAVRDQSNNSAGGALSQISKNNDLQ